The DNA window ACTTCTGGTAGCCCACCGTTACCTAGCCTAACTTGTTGAgcaggaggcgcttcctcctcaTCAAACATTGCATAAACTCGTGCTCTCCTTAACCCAGGCATACTACAATACAAACAATTCCAAGATAAGGTACTATAGACACGCTCAATTATTTTTCACACGCAATATGCATAATTTAATACGTTATTTCTAGCACTTAGTCTACATTTATAATTCATACCTAAAACACATTAAGAGTTGATAAAAATAACGATTACAAGTCAAGACATGATACAAATCCTATGTTGCAGTAGTTTTCCTAGGTAAACTCTCCAAAAGCAGTGATAATTGATACTAACTGCTCTGATACAaccattgtcacgacccgatttctcgagccgcgaccggcgctagggaatgagaattttggttccgaaacccgtagcaagcctaaatgtACCAAAAACTTTTtcgcattttaaaaatcattataaaactgaaacatttcattttcaaaaattcgGCAATACAAAGGCTGTAATTTTAACTAACCAACACCTGTAAAATTACAAATCACCCTGCACGATAAACTTTATACAGCCATACATATATTGCCAAGTACCGCTCTAAGCatttacaaaatatacatattaagTAGTTAAACCATAACTACATCTGATGTTTGTTTGTTAATCAGAAAACGAGGTCTAACAAAAAGATATAAACAGGGGCGGTTACTAGACCAAAATATACTTAAACCGCTAACAGGACCTCGACAAAAGTGTAAGCTTGAACTAATGCATCGCTAGAGAGTCAGAAGTTGTACATGCAAAAAGTGATGAGCCTTCCGAAAAAAGGAGTGGAGGCTCGACCTGAACGCTATCTACTGAACAcctgaaaaaattaataatcaacGGGTCAGACATAgatgagtgagttcacaatttactaatagtattataattaaaacaaggTCGCATTGTCAATAAACCATACTTTACTATGCATTCAAATAATAAACTTATAATTAAACATACTTCGATAATTAacgattaattaaataaaacatacataaaatataaattaatagtttccaatattagatccgttcgaaaccctaaacccaaatgCTATGGACTTATTGGACACAATcgataataattgtttttcgaTCATATCATCCAagtggttgggtcccgagatagttctaccgagttaacCGCAAccatctcttaatcccaagttgtgggtcccgagatagttcgagcGAGTTAACCCACTAGACacgagtcccgagatagttccacctaGTTAAACCTTGTGTCTATCACAATTCTTATTATCCTTCTTTTCCATTAATCGATTGATATTCACAATTTATCATTTCAAGTCATTGACCATAGACGCCTAGACTCAtatcagtactggtgatcatacagcctattgacgcccaataggtagcttgtttcccccggatcacaTATcgggtttaaataataattccgGAAAACAAACGATTCATAAATTTGTATAATAAACGTATGCATAGCGAAACTAGTAAAATAACAATTACTTTAATTAACTTCTCAAATTCTCTATGCCAATATACATGCTTTAAggcataaaaaaaataaagagcattAATTGAATAATAACACATGCTCCTTTAAATAACCGATACTATTTTAAGGGCGATTTCATGATCCAATCACCGCCAATTATAAATCACATTGTCCTTAAtaacaaaatatattattaaccATTTTCAAAGTATCTCAAATTCACTTTATGCGACCTTTTATAAAGTACAtcaaattttaatcatttataacataaaatggtttattaataaaaacataagtttattattgaaatatttttaatgaagttctaacaatattaataatagttatataaataaacatattagtttaaattaaaatattcaatcaaaaacataaatctacttttatatataaaaataataatacgcgaaagtaaaccGCGAATCACTTCGATCGCTTAATTCCAATTTTTCAAAAGCAAAATATAGAATAGCTTGTTGCCTAGTCTTCCAATTCTTTTATTTCTCCAATTCGATAACTCGTAGGatctataatataaacaaatattaaatCACATTCTATTTAAAACTAATTTGCTTACATTGTTTTCGAATATAAATTCAAGTACTCTGACTTGAATTAATACTAAGtcctcttattttatttttgccttcttaaaataacttttatttacTATCTAATAACTCACACTAACAATTCATACTTTTAAGTGCTTAACTTAGCTTTTAAATCATCACTTTAACTATGTTACATTATTAATCCCATTTGTAACAATTCTTACTCCTAAATATACGTTATCTTATTAACCCCCTTACTCGACTTTTaagctttttaaaatttgtttaaacaTTTGCAAACCTCGTCCTTTTAAAACTTTTAAGTTTGAAAACAATTTATGTTATAATCTATTTAACTTCCATTTGAAAATTACTCATTAAACTCTATAAAAATCCCATTTCAGCCATAGTTTCGCacttaaattgtttttttttaatttcaaaaataccccAATCAAATAAAAGTTTCTGGTGGCTCGTGGGTCCGGAGCAACCGGCTGGTCTGCCCCTCGGagcagaccagctggtctgctCTTTCAAGAGCAGACCATGTATGCTCTTGTTGAGTAGACGGGTCAGGCCACCACGGCCTGACCGGTGTCTCGCCGGCCACTGTTCCTCCTCCAAAATCCGAATTTGATTCACTTCAACTTACAACcttcttaattttaaaaaaaaattcagcttTTGAAAACTATAGAATTTCAATTGGTACTTGGTTAAAACTCATTCAAACTCAATATTTTAATAGCTTAAACTTAACCCAATTCTTTAATACCTACCAATTAATGTTTAACCATGAATTTACCCTTTAATACCCATTAATTTCCAGCCCTCATTTAACCATTAATTGATCtcagattttaaaaattaatcttcTACCATCAATATTAACACATGCAAGTCAAGACCCATTAGAATCACCATAAAGCCTAACTctctaattcaaaattaatccaTGATTTGAGGTTACTAACCTtaaattataactcaaatagGTAGAGGATGATTAAATTGAGCCTAATCTTCAAGAACCCAAACTTTTTCTATGCCTTAAAGTTGAATGAATTTGATGAGGAAGATGATGGTGAAGGTAGAAGATGGGTTTTTAAGAGAAACTGATCTTTCtgaaattttctttctttccttatATCTAGGCTTAAATGCATTATGGGTTGGGCTTGCTAAAGTAAATGAGTCCATTTAAATAAATCTACTAATTCAATCCAATTTAATTAAGCTACTCCTTTTACTAAAATCCATCATAATTACTTCATCGATCAAGTGGGTCGTTTCCGTGCCGAGCTTAATTCCGATTTTTAAACGACTTGAAATTATACGGAGTCCTTCCCTCAatccaaaatattaattgttgccttttccttaaaattttattatttaaccgTAAAATTTATTTGTCGCGCTTAGACtcgtaatttaaaataatatttcaattattttaggaTTCTCTTATAATAATCCAAATAATAGAATTTacggatattatttaaatatccctttaaaaaaatcatttattttatttaatggaaattttatCCAATTCCCCATTAAATCACAATATGCCTATCTCGATATTTAAATacgagataaaatttaattctaattaatttaatttaataatatagtcCAACTTTATTACTCTCTCCGTTCCAAATTGATAGACAGTTTAAGACAAACACaagtattaagaaatttagcAAATCTATGTAAAATGagtaattttatgaaaatataccACACTTGTCCTTATTTAATACAGTGTTGACTATGCATTTTAGTGGTGTTTTCTCtatttttaatgtaatataatataattaatgagggtatccatgccattttattattttagcaaTAAATGactgcctataatttgggacaaacAAACTTAGaatagtgcctatcaatttgggacggagggagtaaaatTTATTCCTCGTCAAAACGCTATTTTCCGCCTTATTTACAGAAAATCCCTTATTAAAAACGACTTCTAGGACCCTACGGTTTCATGTATGGTCAATTTCGTTCATCAAACTTGTACATTGatccataaacttctaaaatattgtaattagtccaatttctcaAACTTAGATCACAatctctttgaatttttataggcTACTTGCAACTAATTATGTTTCAATCATTCAAGTTTGCAACTACGCACTGATCTGACCAGCTTGAATCCAAACAAGCAGACCACAAGCTCGTCACCAGGATGAATTTCTCTacaaatcatcattggacgcttaaGTCTCTTATCACTTTTTTTACCTGTTCGAAAATTATATGTATACAGTGTGCCATGAAAAAGGTGGCAAAAGGTCTTTTTTTGTCcctgaaaatgttaaaaagggCTTCCAAGGCCACTAAGATTAGGTTTTTTGTAATTTGGTTAAGAGAAAATGAGAAAAGAtactctattttctaaaataatatgatttcctacctcaacaaggaaaagatCGAGAAAATACCTCGTCCTTTTaagacaattatttttttactctaagatatatttatattataattatacctactttttattattattttactctaactaaATTTCTTTTACTCAAATCATATTATCACCtgttacttttttattttctctctctctctctctctctctctctctctcttcttttcctttttcttcttttttattttttctctatttttatttttttcttcttcatcgttCCTTCATTGCTCCGCCATCGTTTCGTCGTCATTCCGCCGTTATTTCATGtttgattttagcaatttttttcttaatttgtggTGATTAATATGATTTAtgttaactttcagatctaaataaattactctttgattttttcaattttagatctaaaaatctgcttGCAAATAACGATTTTCTgtacaaaaaacgattttctgcagacaaaacagcatctgattatcatatgagtatcactgcgtTATCATcaaattatcataacactgtagaaaaaataattttttataaaaaaaacctctgattatcatatgagtatcactgtattatcatgtagttatcataacattgcggAAAAAAATGTtgcataaaataatgtttgattatcatatcgttatcgtaatattatcatatatcgttatcataacattatcatataataccgagatgatgatatttatggtatcaagatgataatgttatgataatatctatgattatgttatgataaaactgtatctgattatcatgtcagtatcagaatattatcatattattatcataacactgcagtaagataactagatgataatgaaatatgataagattatgataattggatgataacgtacgcaaaaatataattacagaagaatttatgataaccagatgataacggagtaaaattataaatattcttAAGGGTTAAGtgcaaatgcatacacgaactttaccctaatttgcaacttcaacataaattttgaaacttgtcaatgtcagtaaccaacttttattttttggaaaattaccgaccaatcacgcaacgacacatggcagtatattacaatgtccacgttagtatttttcgtgtttggtgtatcgatttgccaaaagtgtaaagttggttactaacattgacaagtttcaaagtttatgttgtaattgcaaattagggtaaaattcgtgtatgaatttgcaattatatttttaaacccagagtaaaaacataaatctgaaaaaaaaaaacgtgaggtattttctgcAACTTTTCCGTATTGAGGtaaaatgtgcaaatattttcatttttgaagtaaatacctaaatttcCCTTTGGTTAATCAATAAAGtagcccataaacttctaatgCATTGCAATTAGTTCAATTTCTTAAAATTCTATCATAAcgcttttggatttttatgggctatttgcAACAATTACACTTCAATCCTTCAAGTTTATCGCTGTACATCGATATAGTCCACTTGAATTCTAATAAGCGGATCACTAGCTTGCCACCTGGACGCGTATCTTTAGAAATTCTCACCGGACGCTTAAGTCTCTTATCACTTTTCTAACTGTCTGGAAAACATGTGTCTATAATACTGagttttaaatcactaaagaatCGCCAAAAAACCACCGCCGAATATTTtggtggattttttttaatatccaGATTagattcaaatttaatttcaatttgataGATGACGTCGATTTtggtggattttttttattagcatATTCAATATGAAGTGAGCCTAACACGAATTTTGGATGGACTTAAAtagattttatattataatatttatgttagataaaagaaaaattcaagTAAGTTTTATTAGATTTTATGGTAATACGAGATGTGTTGATTTTGAAATTAGATGAAATAATATGTGATCACATCGATCAAGTGAGCCTCATAAACTTAAAATTTACCTACAATTCACTCATGTATATAATAAATGTTAATATACGATCAACGGTCAATGAAAATCATTAGTTGATTGGTTATCATTGACCGGATACGGCGACCGAAAAGTCCAATCGAGTTCCGGTCATTTGTGACGGAACTCCGTCGTGTAGGCACTACCTGTTACCCTAAAAATGACTAGCCATTAGTATAAAagagttgttttttttatataatttgcgGGGCGAGCGCTCGTGGGAGGAATCGAATCgacgacctaacagtttgctgctTAAGGCTTATACCATTCGAGTTATAGTTCATTGGtgtgtcttttttttttttttataattgggaagtgagcgtttgtgggaggtaaaaaagtgtaatttttataagtaaatttttaaagtgaaaGGTAGTAGCTTCGTCTGTGTAAATTATAAAAGTAGTTAAAATAGGTTGATTATGAAGCAGTGCCGCCACTGCGGGCGTTTGAAACTAAAAGTGGGAGTTTGAAATCCAGCATGAGAAGAAGAAGTGCATAGAGAAAGATGAGGGCGGTTGTAGTAGGTGGTAGTGTTGTTTCAGCGCGTTTTGGGTTTAATTTGCTTCATTCCGCCAAACACGGTTGTTCCTCCGCCTTAGCAATCAACCCACTCCCCTCCATTCTGCAATTGAATAAAATACTATCCGCCCTTCTCAAAATGGAATATTTCGAGGAGGTCTTTTCTTTGTGGAAAGGAATCGAAATGAGTGGCATTCCGGTTAGTAACTGCTACTTttctattttgattaatttctaCTGCAATTTACGCCATATTGATTCTGCCTTTTCTGTCCTCGCTAAAGTCCTCAAACTTGGATTTCAATTTGACATCATCATGTTCACTATTTTAATCAAAGGCCTTTCCCAACAAGGTCACTTTACTCATGCCGTCCAACTGTTTGATCATATAGTGGCCCAGGGCTATACCCCCAACACTTACACTTATAGTGTCATTCTCAATGGTTTGTGTCAAACTGGACAGCTCCATGCGGCTCTTACTTTACTTGACCAAATGGGCGCCAGAGGCTGTCGCCCCACGGTCATCGAATACACTATCCTTATCCACACTCTGTTGAAGCATAAACTCGTATTTCAGGCGTTGCGCCTCTTCTCCCAAATGAAGATTAAAGGCATAATGCCCGGAGTTGTCTGCTACACCTCTTTAATTCACGGCCTTTACAACTCTGCTCGCTGGAACGAAGCTTCTGCTCTTCTTAGTCAAATGCTGGTCAGGGGTATTCAACCCGATGTTGTTACCTTTGGCGTGTTGGTTCGTGGACGTTGTAAACAGGGAATGCTTTCAAAGGCTCACGGTATTGTCCAATTAATGCTGCGCAGAGGAATAGACCCCGGTGTTATCACCTATAACTCATTGATCCATGGATATTGTTTACACAACAACTTAAGTCGAGCGCAAAAAGTATTTGATCTAATGCAGACCAAGGGTTGTACACCTGATTACTATACTTACAACATCTTGATTCATTTCTACTGTAAGGCCGAAATGTTGAATGAGGCGCTCTGGCTTTTTGACGACATGCATCATAATAAAATGGCTGATGTTGTTACTTGTAATTCTCTTATACAATGCATCTGTCAAGTGAAGGACCCTTGGGCTGCCCGCCAGTTTTCCAAGAAGTTAAATGCTAGCGGCTATCCTCCAGATACTGTAACCTACTCAATTTTGCTCCATGCTTTCTGCAAACATGGATATCTTGATGTGGCATTGACCCTATTTCATGAAATGCAGAACAATAAGTTGAAGCCTGATTGTTTTATCTATACTATTCTCATTTACAGCATGTGCAAAGCTAGGAAGATTAAAGAGGCAAAGGAACTATTCTCTAGACTTACCATAGACGCTTCGCAGCCTAACATTCAAGTTTACAATGGACTGGTCTATGAACTTTGTAGAAGTGGATTACTAGACGAAGCATTTCAGGTCTTCAAAAATATGAAAGGAATTGGCTGCTTGCCAGACGGTCGCTCTTATAATGCGATTGTCCAGGGATTTCTCTGGTACAAGGACTTATCAGCTGCAAAACAACTTATTGATGAAATGTTAGAAAATGGATTCTCTGTAGATGCCACTACAATCAGCTTGATATTAGATGTGAGACGTACCTATGATGATTACAAACCACATTAATGCTATGCCAATATGACCATGACAGTCATGATACAAATTAATTGCCTTGCACTGTTTTGTTTTATTCTTCTACAGATAACGATGCTCATTACAACTGCATGTTTATACCTAAAAATCTCAGGTTAGAACCTCCCCTTCTCTcactttaatataaaaaatgcaTGGATATTTGGTTTTATCAAAAAGTTGGCATGTTGCTTGTATTGTACCACTTCTTGTTTTAAAATGAACACAAAGCTCTCTCATAAGGGTATAGTTATTTCCTTCGGGAACTTATTCAAGTATTCTGTCCCACTTGTAATCAGTTTATGCTGATTGATCTTGTGAAGATATGATATATGTCAAATAGTCTCATTATTGTAATCATAAAATATCTCATAATGGAAAATTTACTTTTATGTTCTAGGATACATTACAGGCGTAGGATCAAATTAAAGAGCTGTAGATGAGCTATGATTAACCTATATGTTGAAGCATGTCATAATATGCTATCACAATTCTTATTACTGTCTAATTTAGGAGCAAGAATGCATCAAAAGCCTGCATTTCTTTGTATTCTAAGCATGATGTCTTTCATCAATAGATTGTTTTATATGGTAAAGTCAAGTGGTTTGTTGACACTCTTAGCTCTTGTATATTTTGTGTTGCTCGTATGGAACATATCATATTAAGTTTATCCATTTGGTATAAGTCGTTATGGAATAATGGTGTGTGGAATTGACCAGGTGTGCTGCTTTTGTTCAATGGCAATTGTGGAAAAGCAGAAACAATTTCTGGTTCAACAGTAATGATCAGTCCCCTTAGCAAATTGTGTAGAAAGCTTGAGTTGCTGAGCAAAACAATTGTGACGCAAGAGAATCAAGTCAGGAGCAGTCATAATAGGTCTGATCATGTTCAACAGCATCACGTATGGCAGCTCCCTCCTGCAAATTTCCTAAATATTGCTTTGGATGGTGTTGTTCAAACCCAAAAGAGGTTTACTTGTGGAGGCCTGGTGTGTAGAGACTTGCAGAGTCAGCTACTTGGAGTTCATTGTCTCAGGGCTGATGGCATAATACACCCTCAGTTGTAGAGGCCTCAACTCTTTGCCTGGAGGCTGAATGGGCAGTAGACACAATTGAAAGTTGGTTCATTTTCGAAGGAAATACAAAAGGCTCTGTGGATGCTACTTGTGGGCATGATCTGGCTAGGAAGGATATAGGAGTGGTCCTTCAAGATTATCAAGTCCAATACTACTTTTGTTCCTCGAAATGCCAATGGAACAGCTCATGAAGTAGCAAATTTTTCTCATATAACGAtgttttttcttattctaatggAATTCCATCCT is part of the Mercurialis annua linkage group LG3, ddMerAnnu1.2, whole genome shotgun sequence genome and encodes:
- the LOC126674571 gene encoding pentatricopeptide repeat-containing protein At1g62930, chloroplastic-like isoform X1; its protein translation is MRAVVVGGSVVSARFGFNLLHSAKHGCSSALAINPLPSILQLNKILSALLKMEYFEEVFSLWKGIEMSGIPVSNCYFSILINFYCNLRHIDSAFSVLAKVLKLGFQFDIIMFTILIKGLSQQGHFTHAVQLFDHIVAQGYTPNTYTYSVILNGLCQTGQLHAALTLLDQMGARGCRPTVIEYTILIHTLLKHKLVFQALRLFSQMKIKGIMPGVVCYTSLIHGLYNSARWNEASALLSQMLVRGIQPDVVTFGVLVRGRCKQGMLSKAHGIVQLMLRRGIDPGVITYNSLIHGYCLHNNLSRAQKVFDLMQTKGCTPDYYTYNILIHFYCKAEMLNEALWLFDDMHHNKMADVVTCNSLIQCICQVKDPWAARQFSKKLNASGYPPDTVTYSILLHAFCKHGYLDVALTLFHEMQNNKLKPDCFIYTILIYSMCKARKIKEAKELFSRLTIDASQPNIQVYNGLVYELCRSGLLDEAFQVFKNMKGIGCLPDGRSYNAIVQGFLWYKDLSAAKQLIDEMLENGFSVDATTISLILDVRRTYDDYKPH
- the LOC126674571 gene encoding pentatricopeptide repeat-containing protein At1g62930, chloroplastic-like isoform X2 — protein: MFTILIKGLSQQGHFTHAVQLFDHIVAQGYTPNTYTYSVILNGLCQTGQLHAALTLLDQMGARGCRPTVIEYTILIHTLLKHKLVFQALRLFSQMKIKGIMPGVVCYTSLIHGLYNSARWNEASALLSQMLVRGIQPDVVTFGVLVRGRCKQGMLSKAHGIVQLMLRRGIDPGVITYNSLIHGYCLHNNLSRAQKVFDLMQTKGCTPDYYTYNILIHFYCKAEMLNEALWLFDDMHHNKMADVVTCNSLIQCICQVKDPWAARQFSKKLNASGYPPDTVTYSILLHAFCKHGYLDVALTLFHEMQNNKLKPDCFIYTILIYSMCKARKIKEAKELFSRLTIDASQPNIQVYNGLVYELCRSGLLDEAFQVFKNMKGIGCLPDGRSYNAIVQGFLWYKDLSAAKQLIDEMLENGFSVDATTISLILDVRRTYDDYKPH